The Prosthecobacter dejongeii genome contains a region encoding:
- a CDS encoding Gfo/Idh/MocA family protein, producing the protein MNRRRFLQTTAASALGFPAILRSASPNSMLQVASIGVARMGGRTLQSVATHEKVKIVGLCDVDAAHLAQAVKLFPNASQHKDWREMLANLGDKFDAVTVGTPDHSHAGPCVTALRAKKHVYLQKPMAPTLHECRVITEEAKKAGVVTQLGNQGRSSIEARMTVQIIQSGAIGKVKEVIMWENKPLSWWPKNTELRPQADALPEGLDWDLWCGVRNPVPYLKDTYHPQNWRAWFDFGCGEMGDMGCHHFDTTFDALKLTTPTRARLTHGGSQGALWGEKRIVELDFPGSEYTAENTLRVTWYDGGMDPDMTKVKMPKVLTKFPQSGTFWVGTEGSIFKPYGQRPFVLPEENFPAEKYPKGLKGQDHYHDWVDAILAGKKSCADFSHGGPLTESVLVGTITDRFPGQWLEFDRETCQISNHEAANKLVKRAYREGWQVPGLG; encoded by the coding sequence ATGAATCGTCGCCGCTTTCTCCAGACCACCGCCGCTTCCGCCCTCGGCTTTCCTGCCATCTTGCGCAGTGCTTCGCCAAATTCCATGCTTCAGGTCGCCAGCATTGGCGTGGCCCGCATGGGCGGCAGGACTCTGCAGAGCGTAGCCACGCATGAGAAGGTGAAGATCGTCGGCCTATGCGATGTGGATGCGGCCCATCTAGCGCAGGCCGTGAAGCTTTTCCCAAATGCTAGTCAGCACAAAGACTGGCGGGAGATGCTGGCGAATCTGGGAGACAAGTTTGATGCAGTCACCGTCGGCACGCCGGATCACAGCCACGCAGGCCCCTGTGTGACCGCACTCCGCGCTAAAAAACATGTCTATCTGCAAAAGCCCATGGCCCCCACGCTGCACGAGTGCCGGGTCATCACGGAGGAGGCCAAAAAAGCAGGCGTGGTGACGCAGCTTGGCAACCAGGGGCGCTCCAGCATTGAGGCCCGCATGACGGTGCAAATCATCCAGAGCGGGGCCATCGGCAAAGTGAAGGAGGTCATCATGTGGGAAAACAAACCGCTGAGCTGGTGGCCCAAAAACACCGAGCTGCGCCCCCAGGCCGATGCCTTGCCCGAAGGGCTGGACTGGGATCTCTGGTGCGGCGTGCGCAATCCGGTGCCTTACCTGAAAGACACTTACCACCCCCAGAATTGGCGTGCCTGGTTCGACTTCGGCTGCGGGGAGATGGGGGACATGGGCTGCCACCACTTTGATACCACCTTCGACGCACTGAAGCTCACCACCCCCACCCGCGCACGGCTGACCCATGGTGGTAGCCAGGGCGCACTCTGGGGTGAAAAACGCATCGTGGAACTGGACTTCCCCGGCAGCGAATACACGGCGGAAAATACTCTGCGTGTCACCTGGTATGACGGCGGCATGGACCCTGACATGACCAAGGTGAAGATGCCGAAAGTGCTGACCAAGTTTCCCCAGTCCGGCACCTTTTGGGTGGGCACAGAAGGCAGCATCTTCAAACCCTACGGCCAGCGCCCCTTCGTGCTTCCGGAGGAAAATTTCCCGGCTGAAAAATACCCGAAAGGGCTAAAAGGGCAGGATCACTACCATGACTGGGTGGACGCCATCCTGGCCGGTAAAAAGAGCTGCGCCGATTTCAGCCATGGCGGCCCCCTAACCGAAAGTGTGCTTGTGGGCACGATTACGGATCGCTTCCCTGGCCAGTGGCTGGAATTTGACCGCGAGACCTGCCAGATCAGCAACCACGAAGCTGCGAACAAGCTGGTGAAACGTGCCTACCGGGAGGGATGGCAGGTACCAGGGCTGGGCTAA
- a CDS encoding HAD family hydrolase gives MPPIRAILFDFDGLIVDTESVGYHTWRQLYAEHGHELAVETYAQAIGTEFNDLYDPRRDLDALMGRALSWPALEVKRLEHERELRKTLNTLPGVVDRLTEARELGLPCAVASSSPLSWVGNWIEQLGLRQHFHHLTTVDDTGKVKPDPSLFLHAASRLGVHPHEVLVFEDSLNGLRAARAAEMRCIVVPGPMTQHLDFEGALQRVGSLAEVSLRELVG, from the coding sequence ATGCCCCCCATTCGCGCCATCCTTTTTGACTTCGACGGACTCATCGTGGACACGGAAAGTGTCGGCTATCACACTTGGCGGCAGCTCTATGCAGAGCATGGGCATGAACTGGCAGTGGAGACGTATGCGCAGGCCATCGGCACGGAGTTCAATGATCTCTATGATCCCCGCCGGGATCTGGATGCCCTCATGGGGCGTGCCTTGTCTTGGCCCGCATTGGAGGTGAAGCGCTTAGAGCATGAGCGGGAACTGCGCAAGACATTGAACACCCTGCCTGGAGTGGTGGACCGTCTTACGGAAGCGCGCGAGCTGGGCCTGCCCTGTGCCGTGGCCAGCAGCAGCCCCCTGTCCTGGGTGGGAAACTGGATCGAGCAACTGGGACTCCGCCAGCACTTCCACCACCTCACCACCGTGGATGATACAGGCAAGGTGAAGCCAGACCCCAGCCTCTTTCTCCATGCGGCCAGTCGCCTGGGCGTGCACCCGCATGAGGTGCTCGTGTTTGAAGATTCCCTCAATGGTCTGCGTGCCGCCCGTGCGGCGGAGATGCGCTGCATCGTGGTCCCGGGGCCGATGACGCAGCATCTGGACTTTGAGGGTGCGCTGCAGCGTGTGGGCTCGCTGGCGGAGGTTTCTCTGCGTGAGCTGGTGGGGTGA
- a CDS encoding DUF1990 family protein, whose amino-acid sequence MIAYRPLTLRELQQHLASWHEAPLSYRHRLGVDSPPLADFIDDEHQVLLGRGEEVYQRACAALDAWYMFPPWAVVHPLEAPQVPGQVVAMVTYICGLWWVNPCRILQRCDTAHSHGFVYGTLPEHTECGEERFQVVRRPDGSVWYEIRAFSHPRHWMAWLGFPLAR is encoded by the coding sequence ATGATCGCCTATCGGCCACTCACTCTTCGGGAGTTGCAACAGCACCTCGCCAGTTGGCATGAGGCTCCTCTGAGTTATCGGCATCGGCTGGGAGTGGATAGCCCCCCTTTAGCTGATTTCATCGACGATGAACACCAAGTCCTGTTAGGCCGGGGTGAAGAGGTTTACCAGCGTGCCTGTGCCGCGCTGGATGCCTGGTACATGTTTCCCCCCTGGGCCGTGGTGCATCCCCTGGAGGCCCCTCAGGTGCCAGGGCAAGTCGTCGCCATGGTCACTTACATCTGCGGCCTGTGGTGGGTGAATCCCTGCCGCATCCTGCAGCGCTGCGATACTGCCCACAGCCACGGTTTTGTCTATGGCACCCTGCCCGAGCACACGGAGTGTGGTGAAGAGCGTTTCCAGGTCGTCCGGCGGCCCGATGGCAGCGTGTGGTATGAGATCCGCGCTTTTTCTCATCCACGTCATTGGATGGCCTGGCTAGGATTCCCCCTCGCCCGCTGA
- a CDS encoding tetratricopeptide repeat protein — MKFSFSLLALVCCVTAQAQEKTEPNQLFRQGVAAFYDAKPKESVAAFDKLIALAPEAKPQLWQRGLSLYYTGDYKAGREQFEVHQTVNTADVENAAWHFICVARAESVEAARKALIPIEGDARIPMKEVHELFAGKGSEEAVLKAAESGEGEDLRNHRCYAHLYLGLYFEALGDEAKAKDHMLKAAKDYAMDHYMGTCAQVHVKVRGW, encoded by the coding sequence ATGAAATTCTCTTTTTCACTTCTCGCTCTGGTTTGCTGTGTGACCGCACAAGCTCAAGAAAAAACCGAGCCTAACCAGTTGTTCCGCCAAGGGGTGGCGGCTTTTTATGACGCGAAACCGAAGGAGTCGGTAGCGGCTTTTGACAAGCTCATTGCGCTAGCGCCTGAGGCCAAACCACAGCTCTGGCAGCGTGGTTTATCGCTCTATTACACGGGCGATTACAAAGCCGGTAGAGAGCAGTTTGAGGTGCACCAAACGGTGAACACGGCCGATGTGGAAAATGCCGCTTGGCATTTCATCTGCGTGGCCCGGGCAGAAAGTGTGGAGGCGGCGCGCAAGGCGCTGATCCCCATCGAAGGCGATGCCCGCATCCCCATGAAAGAGGTGCATGAGCTCTTTGCCGGAAAAGGCAGTGAAGAGGCGGTGCTGAAGGCGGCCGAGTCAGGTGAGGGCGAGGACCTGCGCAATCATCGCTGTTATGCCCACCTGTATCTGGGATTGTATTTCGAGGCTTTGGGAGATGAAGCTAAGGCCAAAGATCACATGCTGAAAGCCGCGAAAGACTACGCCATGGACCATTACATGGGCACCTGCGCTCAGGTGCACGTGAAGGTGCGCGGGTGGTAG
- a CDS encoding sensor histidine kinase, whose product MQFVFPSTLQLGHEHSDGFHQELLRGLTHKLNNLLAVIQGFSSLILMTDDLDPGVAENMQHIREASVGVSALSERIRSAGGCAKLTLQPLSLNEYLTVVEGALLEPFSKNGVQLEADVQQGLPPVLVDPTKFKDILIELLKNAAEAAGKANGRAMLKIAGPGVITPVEQRRVDILVSNIGSQIPQDKLAEVFRPFHGSKNSNHLGLGLTIASMLAHQMNLQIGIASENNTTTLWLSCPMA is encoded by the coding sequence ATGCAATTCGTTTTCCCTAGCACTCTTCAACTTGGTCATGAACACAGCGATGGGTTTCACCAGGAACTGCTGCGTGGGCTGACCCATAAACTGAATAACTTGCTGGCCGTGATCCAGGGATTCAGCAGCCTCATCCTGATGACGGATGATCTGGACCCAGGCGTGGCAGAAAACATGCAGCACATCCGCGAAGCCTCCGTAGGTGTGTCGGCCCTGAGTGAGCGCATCCGCTCTGCGGGTGGCTGTGCCAAACTTACCCTGCAACCGCTGAGTTTGAACGAGTATCTCACCGTTGTCGAAGGTGCCCTGCTGGAACCTTTCAGCAAAAACGGCGTGCAACTGGAAGCCGACGTGCAGCAAGGGCTCCCCCCCGTGCTGGTGGACCCCACCAAGTTTAAAGACATCCTCATTGAGCTGCTGAAAAACGCCGCCGAAGCAGCAGGCAAGGCCAATGGACGCGCCATGCTGAAGATCGCCGGTCCAGGCGTCATTACCCCCGTGGAGCAGCGCCGCGTGGACATCCTCGTCAGCAATATCGGATCACAAATCCCCCAGGACAAACTGGCCGAAGTTTTTCGCCCTTTCCACGGCTCTAAAAACAGCAATCACCTCGGCCTGGGCCTCACCATTGCCTCCATGCTGGCCCACCAGATGAATCTGCAAATCGGCATCGCCTCAGAGAACAATACGACGACTCTCTGGCTGAGCTGCCCCATGGCCTAA
- a CDS encoding GNAT family N-acetyltransferase, which yields MSLTYRLAQLSDIPALEALIALSTRTLQAAYYSPAQIAGALGTVFGVDSQLIHDGTYFVAETDGLPVACGGWSRRRTLYGSDQNKTGPDPLRDPQTEPAMIRAFFVHPDHAREGIGRHLLHLCEDAAHEAGFQRLEMIATLAGEPLYHACGYAVLDRFDISLVNGHPMPVVRMGK from the coding sequence ATGAGCCTTACTTATCGCCTTGCTCAACTCAGCGATATTCCCGCGCTGGAGGCTCTCATTGCTCTCTCCACGCGCACCCTGCAGGCCGCCTACTATTCACCCGCGCAGATCGCCGGCGCATTGGGCACCGTCTTCGGCGTGGACAGCCAGTTGATCCATGACGGCACCTACTTTGTCGCCGAAACGGACGGCCTCCCCGTAGCCTGCGGAGGCTGGAGCCGCCGCCGAACCCTATACGGCAGCGATCAAAATAAAACCGGCCCCGATCCCCTACGCGACCCGCAGACCGAGCCCGCCATGATTCGCGCCTTTTTCGTCCACCCTGACCATGCCCGTGAAGGCATCGGTCGTCACCTCCTCCACCTCTGCGAAGACGCCGCTCATGAAGCGGGATTTCAGCGCCTGGAAATGATCGCCACCCTCGCAGGCGAACCCCTCTACCACGCTTGTGGTTACGCCGTTCTGGACCGCTTTGACATCTCCCTGGTCAACGGCCACCCCATGCCCGTCGTGCGCATGGGCAAATAA
- a CDS encoding DUF2851 family protein, which translates to MISPLPLAARYTRFRDEVFSGLEEITLPGFAQPLGELDVQSLWFGGAFGSSFTSVDGKPVHIVDYGIWNSSAGPDFTGCTVEVDGQRLSGDIELDPDARDWERHSHGANPDYTRVVLHLFLDGPEERFFTRTREHREVVQVRLDATTLPEHAQPNRSLAAARLGRCHTPLSEMAPAHIQSMLESAAQYRLERKSLRLHRYVAAHGREQAIYQALAQTLGYRNNQQSFNVLAQRLPVQRLQKMAAEESEALLFGVSGFLESVRYEDTLPETRTYLRGLWSAWWKQRDAAQRWLQPPQALSWKLAAIRPGNHPQRRLGALVAMLKQWIRISGPLMDAGRWSQEGWRETLLSLTHDFWSTHYTLLAEGATKPLALIGESRVQEMLANVAYPLLMPERTRLWAEYLELPALLDNQKVRRAVQRLFGESAVGAAFQKKLHHHQGLLQVYEDFCLEDDSACADCPFPERLKQWA; encoded by the coding sequence ATGATCTCGCCCCTGCCACTCGCTGCGCGTTACACCCGTTTTCGGGATGAGGTGTTCTCTGGCCTGGAGGAGATCACTCTGCCAGGTTTTGCGCAGCCTCTGGGCGAGCTGGATGTGCAGAGCCTGTGGTTCGGTGGGGCCTTTGGCAGTTCCTTCACGAGTGTGGATGGTAAGCCCGTGCACATCGTGGACTATGGCATTTGGAATTCCAGCGCCGGGCCTGACTTCACCGGCTGCACGGTGGAGGTGGATGGGCAAAGGCTGAGTGGTGACATCGAGCTAGATCCCGATGCACGTGACTGGGAGCGCCACTCGCATGGGGCCAATCCGGACTACACCCGTGTGGTGCTGCATCTGTTTTTAGATGGGCCTGAGGAACGCTTTTTTACCCGCACGCGAGAGCATCGAGAAGTCGTGCAGGTGCGGCTGGACGCCACCACTTTACCCGAACATGCCCAACCCAACCGCAGCCTGGCCGCCGCACGTCTAGGCCGCTGCCACACTCCTCTGAGTGAAATGGCCCCCGCACACATCCAGTCCATGCTGGAATCTGCCGCGCAATATCGGTTAGAACGTAAAAGCCTGCGCCTGCATCGCTATGTGGCAGCGCATGGTCGGGAGCAGGCCATCTATCAAGCCCTGGCGCAGACGCTGGGGTATCGGAATAACCAACAGTCTTTTAACGTTCTGGCTCAGCGCCTCCCCGTACAGAGGTTGCAAAAAATGGCGGCAGAGGAGAGTGAAGCGCTGCTTTTCGGCGTCAGTGGTTTTTTAGAAAGCGTGCGTTATGAAGACACCCTGCCAGAGACCCGCACCTACCTGCGGGGTTTATGGTCAGCCTGGTGGAAGCAGCGGGATGCTGCGCAACGCTGGCTGCAGCCGCCCCAGGCTCTTTCATGGAAGTTGGCAGCCATCCGGCCTGGGAATCATCCGCAACGTCGGTTAGGTGCCCTGGTGGCGATGCTGAAGCAGTGGATACGCATCTCCGGTCCGCTGATGGATGCGGGGCGTTGGTCCCAGGAAGGCTGGCGCGAGACGCTGCTGTCCCTCACGCATGATTTCTGGTCCACCCACTACACACTGCTGGCGGAAGGGGCTACAAAACCACTGGCGCTCATCGGTGAAAGTCGTGTGCAGGAGATGCTGGCGAATGTGGCCTACCCCCTGCTGATGCCGGAACGCACCCGTCTGTGGGCCGAGTATCTGGAGTTGCCCGCTTTGCTGGATAACCAAAAGGTGCGACGCGCGGTGCAGCGTCTGTTTGGCGAAAGTGCGGTGGGTGCTGCCTTTCAAAAGAAGCTGCACCATCACCAGGGTCTCTTGCAGGTCTATGAAGACTTTTGTCTGGAAGATGACTCGGCCTGCGCGGACTGCCCCTTCCCAGAACGGCTCAAACAGTGGGCGTGA
- a CDS encoding YndJ family transporter, protein MSTLFAMTEPTCQRWEKVAQGTSVLLLFIGGALGHNPWQPSWISWMLLISIGLLLPLGEPLAMRAAARDRPHFAFIGLGFLLLLWQALVRPPGLEMALLAAVWLVYRLGIAVEVLWLGLQMRRFSLAQICLDGARLFPAIGAAWLVANRANWMPWGFDALIVLLTAAHFHHAGYTLPLMAGLCGQALPGHASRLCCGLILAGVPLVAIGITCTHFKVLPWIEPVAVSVLVAGALGVALLQMRMAFKKGQSAGVCTLFFISGLSLLVAMLLALTFGLRSLFPAWALPMPTMWAIHGTLNTFGFGLCGLLAWRSHRCPNHGPAVF, encoded by the coding sequence ATGAGCACTCTTTTTGCCATGACTGAGCCCACCTGCCAGCGGTGGGAAAAGGTGGCGCAGGGCACCAGTGTGCTGCTGCTTTTCATCGGCGGGGCCTTGGGACACAATCCCTGGCAGCCAAGCTGGATCTCTTGGATGCTGCTCATCTCCATCGGCCTGCTGCTGCCCCTGGGGGAGCCGCTGGCCATGCGTGCAGCGGCCCGTGATCGTCCTCATTTTGCCTTCATCGGCCTGGGTTTTCTGCTGCTCCTTTGGCAGGCGCTGGTGAGACCGCCAGGACTCGAAATGGCCCTGCTCGCCGCAGTTTGGCTGGTCTATCGGCTGGGTATCGCAGTAGAGGTACTCTGGCTGGGCCTGCAAATGCGCCGCTTTTCCCTGGCTCAGATCTGCCTGGATGGCGCACGTCTCTTTCCGGCCATCGGCGCGGCATGGCTGGTGGCCAATCGCGCCAACTGGATGCCCTGGGGCTTTGATGCCCTCATCGTCCTGCTCACGGCGGCGCATTTTCATCACGCGGGCTACACCCTGCCGCTGATGGCGGGCCTGTGTGGGCAGGCATTGCCGGGCCACGCCTCCCGCCTTTGCTGCGGGCTCATCTTAGCTGGGGTACCCCTGGTGGCCATCGGCATCACCTGCACTCATTTTAAAGTGCTGCCGTGGATCGAGCCCGTGGCCGTTAGCGTTCTCGTCGCTGGGGCTCTTGGCGTGGCGCTGTTGCAGATGCGCATGGCTTTTAAAAAAGGCCAGTCCGCTGGCGTGTGCACTTTGTTTTTCATCTCCGGTCTCAGCCTGCTGGTGGCCATGCTGCTGGCGCTCACCTTTGGCCTGCGCAGCCTGTTTCCCGCCTGGGCCTTGCCCATGCCCACCATGTGGGCCATCCACGGCACGCTGAATACCTTCGGCTTTGGCCTGTGCGGGCTACTCGCCTGGCGCTCCCACCGCTGCCCAAACCACGGGCCTGCGGTTTTTTGA
- a CDS encoding protein kinase family protein has protein sequence MTILLPVSVHSQMVPEIESFGHLMIARRAGGEPVGLVRSPDEVVFLAFDASIKRLVELHILRSGRTLDSVAKKSAFERAKQASEIRGPSFMRILDVGEDQGLVFYTSNLNDGEFIEDYIKRRGPLQPATVFSLVFQLLDDLMQLKKYRRLISQMRLDRVVMTTLEDTFLQLRIYDYGLSTPESEEVTGANLVIQICELMFLMLTGKPFAGDHPDRFPSLTALPMSLRTTMRAALTDPANCPTSIERVRDDVREAIGAFVSSINARNPRKQLVIITALQPRSQLQDMLLENVPVEVILGNRFRAEGEDHVRRYPFSIPCFNTKNEQPVTVHLLPPARIVEKSQYEAVPLQTWRFNAEKHPNILRSLSLWESPDWTFLTEEREPGFSLSRLLAERITLNHQEVAVLLRQIHAGQEQALECGVQRLDLHPSNIVLRVGKNGPLMSREHDRLMQKRLDAWPVFQVKLRAHLTMRNLYEPPLVDKPEHGEHSEVHLADRDYRSRAFVALAAYLLTGQRQTSGHLNFPEAMPELLADFIRECLEKSRHHGQVPSPADFLAQYEGLMNATTSGPDLAARLRGSNVRLEDMESVGSVSDFDNEWAGDDDVETEGELLTTPISRRLKPTDFSRPASSNSLGWPVWAAAAVVILGLAGWWLFAGNSSASPAPVQGKVAAAVEPPKVAEPAPAKIPEGPPATATLATAVPSPKPAPESPPVVKVPPAPVVSTPAAGKPAAEMPTLTNPAKEFPPVKASTAATASPAPAPPAPAPAPAPAPKITPPAPQVVPNPVIIRKALVPSPEEIARFKQGLAPPPPPQLPAQVTPQTPEKPRSGSIPTINVAQPMSGPETAEARQ, from the coding sequence GTGACGATCCTGCTCCCTGTTTCTGTTCACTCTCAAATGGTCCCTGAAATCGAAAGCTTTGGTCATCTGATGATCGCTCGCCGCGCCGGTGGAGAACCGGTGGGGTTGGTGCGTTCACCTGACGAAGTGGTATTTCTGGCATTTGATGCCTCGATCAAGCGACTGGTGGAGTTGCATATCCTGCGCAGTGGTCGCACGCTGGATTCAGTCGCGAAAAAGTCCGCTTTTGAACGGGCTAAGCAGGCCTCGGAGATTCGAGGCCCGTCCTTCATGCGCATTTTGGACGTGGGGGAGGACCAGGGGCTGGTCTTTTACACCAGCAACCTGAACGATGGCGAATTCATCGAGGACTACATCAAGCGTCGTGGTCCCTTGCAGCCTGCAACGGTGTTTTCCCTGGTCTTTCAGCTTTTGGATGACTTAATGCAGTTGAAAAAATATCGCCGCCTCATCTCCCAGATGCGGCTGGACCGGGTGGTCATGACCACCTTGGAGGATACCTTTCTGCAACTACGGATCTATGATTACGGCCTGTCCACACCCGAAAGTGAAGAGGTGACGGGCGCTAATCTAGTCATCCAAATTTGTGAGCTGATGTTCTTGATGCTTACGGGCAAACCTTTTGCAGGAGATCATCCAGACCGCTTTCCCTCCCTGACGGCCCTGCCCATGAGCCTGCGCACGACCATGCGGGCGGCACTGACAGATCCAGCTAATTGCCCCACCTCCATCGAACGCGTGCGAGATGATGTGAGGGAGGCCATCGGTGCTTTTGTCAGCAGCATCAATGCACGTAACCCACGCAAGCAACTGGTCATCATCACCGCCCTGCAGCCGCGCTCGCAGCTCCAGGACATGCTGCTGGAAAACGTGCCTGTAGAGGTCATTTTGGGCAATCGCTTTCGTGCTGAGGGGGAGGATCATGTGCGCCGCTATCCCTTTTCCATTCCTTGTTTCAATACGAAGAATGAGCAGCCTGTGACGGTGCATCTCCTGCCGCCGGCCCGCATTGTGGAAAAGTCTCAGTATGAGGCGGTTCCTCTGCAAACTTGGCGGTTCAATGCAGAAAAGCACCCCAACATCCTGCGCAGCCTCAGCCTGTGGGAGAGCCCGGACTGGACCTTCCTTACGGAGGAAAGGGAGCCAGGCTTTTCCCTCAGCCGCCTGCTGGCAGAGCGCATCACGCTGAATCACCAAGAAGTGGCCGTGCTGCTGCGGCAGATACATGCCGGTCAGGAGCAGGCCCTGGAGTGCGGAGTGCAGCGGCTGGATCTTCACCCTTCAAACATCGTCCTGCGGGTCGGGAAAAATGGACCTTTGATGAGCCGAGAGCATGATCGCCTCATGCAAAAGCGGCTGGATGCCTGGCCTGTTTTTCAGGTGAAGCTGCGCGCGCACCTGACGATGCGGAATCTCTATGAACCGCCGCTGGTGGATAAACCCGAGCATGGGGAGCACAGTGAGGTGCATCTGGCAGACCGTGACTACCGCAGCCGCGCTTTTGTAGCCCTGGCGGCCTACCTTCTCACCGGTCAGCGCCAGACCAGCGGGCATTTGAATTTTCCAGAGGCTATGCCAGAGCTTTTGGCAGACTTCATTCGGGAGTGCTTGGAGAAATCTCGCCACCATGGCCAGGTGCCCAGCCCGGCAGATTTTCTGGCCCAATACGAAGGGCTCATGAATGCCACGACCTCTGGCCCAGACCTCGCAGCGCGCCTACGAGGCAGCAACGTCCGGCTGGAGGACATGGAAAGTGTGGGCAGTGTTTCAGACTTCGACAACGAATGGGCAGGGGATGACGATGTAGAGACTGAGGGGGAACTGCTCACGACGCCCATTTCCCGGCGGCTCAAGCCCACAGATTTTAGCCGTCCAGCCTCGTCGAATTCGCTGGGCTGGCCCGTGTGGGCCGCTGCCGCAGTGGTCATCTTAGGCCTTGCAGGTTGGTGGCTTTTCGCTGGGAATTCATCGGCATCTCCAGCACCCGTGCAGGGGAAAGTGGCTGCCGCAGTAGAGCCTCCTAAGGTAGCTGAGCCTGCTCCTGCAAAGATACCTGAGGGCCCTCCAGCCACAGCCACCCTCGCCACCGCTGTTCCAAGTCCAAAGCCAGCTCCTGAGTCCCCACCCGTGGTCAAAGTGCCGCCTGCGCCAGTGGTGAGCACACCTGCTGCGGGGAAGCCTGCGGCCGAAATGCCGACTCTTACAAATCCTGCGAAGGAATTCCCCCCCGTCAAAGCCAGCACGGCGGCCACCGCTTCACCCGCGCCAGCGCCCCCTGCTCCTGCCCCTGCCCCTGCCCCTGCCCCCAAAATCACCCCTCCAGCGCCACAGGTGGTGCCAAATCCCGTCATCATTCGCAAGGCTCTAGTGCCTTCACCTGAAGAAATCGCCCGTTTTAAGCAAGGTCTGGCACCACCACCGCCACCCCAGTTGCCTGCCCAGGTCACGCCACAGACCCCCGAAAAACCGAGGTCTGGATCCATCCCTACGATCAATGTCGCCCAGCCTATGAGCGGCCCTGAGACTGCCGAGGCACGCCAGTAG
- a CDS encoding ThuA domain-containing protein produces the protein MKFLLYSLALVLAATASAADKKLIVMIAGKPSHGPGQHEHNAGILLLKKCLEQGAADQVEIKHHLNGEWPSADELAKAATVVIYSDGGKGHPALQADRLQQLDKEMKRGCGFLTLHYAVEPTIELGGKEFIDWMGGCFEINWSVNPHWDANFSEFPAHPISSGVKPFGTNDEWYFYMRFRKGMDRVTPVLSAVAPDSTMSRPDGHHSGNPTVRESVKNKEKQHVAWAAERDGGGRGFGFTGGHFHQGWGNDEQRKLVLNAILWTAQAEVPAGGVASTVTEADLKANLDPKPGQGLPEKPKK, from the coding sequence ATGAAATTTCTCCTTTACTCTCTCGCCCTGGTCCTTGCCGCCACGGCCTCCGCTGCTGATAAAAAACTGATCGTCATGATCGCCGGCAAGCCCTCCCATGGCCCTGGCCAGCATGAGCACAATGCAGGCATCCTGCTGCTGAAAAAGTGCCTGGAACAAGGCGCCGCCGACCAAGTGGAAATCAAGCACCACCTCAATGGCGAATGGCCCAGCGCCGATGAACTGGCGAAAGCCGCTACCGTGGTGATCTACTCCGATGGCGGCAAAGGCCACCCCGCCTTGCAGGCCGATCGCCTCCAACAGCTCGATAAAGAAATGAAACGCGGCTGCGGTTTCCTCACCCTCCACTACGCCGTGGAGCCCACCATCGAACTGGGTGGCAAGGAGTTCATTGACTGGATGGGCGGCTGCTTTGAGATCAACTGGAGCGTCAACCCGCACTGGGATGCCAATTTCAGCGAATTCCCTGCCCACCCCATCTCCAGCGGTGTGAAGCCCTTTGGCACCAATGACGAGTGGTACTTCTACATGCGCTTTCGCAAAGGCATGGACCGCGTGACGCCGGTGCTCAGCGCCGTGGCACCAGATTCCACCATGTCCCGCCCCGATGGCCACCACAGCGGCAACCCCACCGTGCGTGAGTCCGTGAAGAACAAGGAAAAGCAACACGTCGCCTGGGCGGCTGAACGCGATGGCGGCGGTCGCGGTTTCGGCTTCACCGGTGGCCACTTCCACCAGGGCTGGGGCAATGACGAACAGCGCAAGCTGGTGCTCAACGCCATCCTCTGGACCGCCCAGGCCGAAGTTCCTGCCGGCGGCGTCGCCTCCACTGTCACCGAGGCCGATCTGAAGGCCAACCTGGACCCTAAACCCGGCCAGGGCCTGCCTGAAAAACCGAAGAAGTAA